In the genome of Nitrospira japonica, one region contains:
- the dnaJ gene encoding molecular chaperone DnaJ has translation MILRGHCLSVAKRDFYETLGVERTASDDEVKKAYRKLARQFHPDLQTGDQQKKHAEEKFKEINEAYEHLSDQEKRKRYDMFGHAGAQGGAGFEGFDFGRGGGFGDVFNDIFEDFFGGQRGGTRPERGNDLQYNLELTFEEAVYGKDAKLKIPRWESCTDCKGSGAKSTSSIKTCPSCKGAGQIRLQQGFFSVSRPCGQCDGAGRIVTEPCPACQGRQRIYRERTIAVHIPAGIETGMRLRLANEGEHGVNTGPPGDLYVAITVKSHPVFVRKGNDILCDVPINFVTAILGGKIEVPTLKGTTVLKVPTGSQPDKVLRLKGLGVPSLKGQVTGDQLFTLKVQVPTKLTGRQKELLMEFAKESGMSMEEDGDGFFDKMKTFFE, from the coding sequence ATGATATTGAGGGGGCACTGCCTTTCCGTGGCGAAGCGCGATTTCTACGAAACATTGGGTGTCGAACGGACGGCGAGCGACGACGAGGTCAAGAAGGCCTACCGTAAGCTCGCCCGCCAATTCCACCCGGATCTCCAGACCGGCGACCAACAGAAAAAGCACGCCGAAGAGAAGTTCAAGGAAATCAACGAAGCTTACGAGCATCTCAGCGATCAGGAAAAGCGGAAACGTTACGACATGTTCGGGCACGCCGGCGCGCAGGGCGGCGCCGGATTCGAGGGCTTTGATTTCGGTCGCGGCGGCGGATTCGGTGACGTCTTCAACGACATTTTCGAGGATTTTTTCGGAGGGCAGCGCGGCGGCACGCGTCCCGAGCGCGGCAACGATCTGCAATACAACCTCGAACTGACCTTCGAAGAAGCCGTCTACGGCAAAGACGCCAAGCTGAAGATTCCCCGATGGGAGTCGTGCACCGACTGCAAAGGATCCGGCGCGAAATCAACCTCGTCGATCAAGACCTGTCCAAGTTGCAAAGGGGCAGGACAAATCCGGCTCCAGCAGGGCTTCTTCAGCGTCAGTCGGCCTTGCGGCCAATGCGACGGGGCGGGCCGTATCGTGACGGAACCCTGTCCGGCCTGCCAAGGTCGTCAGCGGATCTATCGAGAGCGGACCATCGCCGTTCATATTCCAGCCGGCATCGAAACCGGTATGCGGCTGCGTCTCGCCAACGAAGGCGAACACGGGGTCAACACCGGGCCTCCCGGAGACCTGTATGTCGCGATTACCGTCAAGTCCCATCCCGTCTTCGTAAGGAAGGGCAATGACATTCTTTGCGACGTGCCGATCAACTTCGTGACCGCCATCCTCGGCGGCAAGATCGAAGTGCCCACGCTCAAGGGCACGACCGTCCTGAAAGTCCCCACCGGCAGCCAGCCCGACAAAGTGCTGCGTCTCAAAGGTCTCGGCGTGCCGAGCCTGAAAGGCCAAGTGACCGGCGATCAACTGTTTACGCTCAAGGTGCAGGTCCCGACGAAGCTCACCGGCCGCCAGAAGGAACTGCTCATGGAGTTCGCGAAAGAGAGCGGCATGTCCATGGAGGAGGACGGCGACGGATTCTTCGACAAGATGAAGACCTTCTTCGAGTAA
- the dnaK gene encoding molecular chaperone DnaK has product MGKVIGIDLGTTNSCVAIMSGGDPVVIANAEGSRTTPSVVAITDKAERLVGQIAKRQAITNPENTIFSVKRLMGRKFRSKEVQEAIKRLPYKVVEADNGDAHVELRGKRYSPPEVSAMILQKMRQTAEDYLGEKVTEAVVTVPAYFDDSQRQATKDAGQIAGLNVLRIINEPTAASLAYGLDKKKDERIAVYDLGGGTFDVSVLEIGEGVFEVKSTNGDTYLGGDDFDLRVMDWLVDEFKKDQGIDLRKDRMALQRLKEAAERAKIELSSSQETEINLPFITADASGPKHMVIKLTRAKLEQLVDDLIQRTIEPCKKALADAGVSPRDINEVVLVGGMTRMPKVIQVVKDFFGKEPHRGVNPDEVVAIGAGIQGGVLKGDVKDVLLLDVTPLSLGIETLGGVFTKLIERNTTVPTKKSQVFSTAADNQTAVTIRVFQGEREMANDNKLLGQFDLVGIPPAPRGMPQVEVTFDIDANGIVHVSAKDLATQKEQSIKITASSGLSKEEVDKLVKDAQAHTEDDKKRRKAAEAKNQADSLLYQTEKNLSEHGDKIAPEEKSKIEEAIANLKKAMEGQDPDAIESATQALTTASHKLAEEMYKKASATAGAGAADATGQQNNGAKTDEKVVDAEFEEVDKDKK; this is encoded by the coding sequence ATGGGTAAAGTCATCGGCATCGACTTAGGTACCACCAATTCATGCGTGGCCATCATGAGCGGCGGCGATCCCGTGGTCATCGCCAATGCGGAAGGCAGCCGGACGACCCCGTCCGTTGTCGCCATTACGGACAAGGCGGAACGACTGGTCGGTCAGATCGCCAAACGGCAGGCCATCACCAATCCCGAAAATACGATTTTCTCCGTCAAGCGTCTCATGGGACGCAAGTTTCGAAGCAAAGAAGTCCAAGAGGCCATAAAGCGCCTGCCTTACAAAGTCGTGGAAGCCGACAACGGCGATGCGCACGTCGAACTTCGCGGCAAGCGCTACAGTCCGCCCGAAGTTTCCGCGATGATCCTGCAGAAAATGCGGCAGACCGCCGAGGACTATCTCGGCGAGAAAGTCACCGAGGCGGTCGTGACGGTGCCGGCGTATTTCGACGACAGCCAGCGGCAAGCGACCAAGGACGCGGGGCAGATCGCCGGGCTCAACGTGCTCAGAATCATCAACGAGCCCACCGCCGCGTCATTGGCCTATGGGCTCGACAAGAAGAAAGACGAGCGGATCGCCGTGTACGACCTCGGCGGCGGCACATTCGACGTGTCGGTGCTTGAGATCGGCGAAGGCGTCTTCGAAGTCAAATCCACGAACGGCGACACCTATTTGGGCGGCGACGACTTCGATCTCCGCGTCATGGATTGGCTGGTCGACGAATTCAAGAAGGACCAGGGCATCGATCTGCGGAAGGATCGGATGGCGTTGCAGCGTCTCAAGGAAGCGGCGGAGCGGGCAAAGATCGAACTGTCCTCGTCCCAGGAGACCGAGATCAACCTCCCGTTCATCACGGCCGATGCCAGCGGTCCCAAGCACATGGTCATCAAGTTGACCCGGGCCAAGCTTGAACAGCTGGTCGACGACCTGATCCAGCGGACGATCGAGCCCTGCAAGAAGGCATTGGCTGACGCCGGTGTGTCGCCCCGCGACATCAACGAAGTGGTGCTCGTCGGCGGGATGACCCGGATGCCCAAGGTCATTCAAGTCGTGAAGGATTTCTTCGGCAAGGAACCGCACCGCGGCGTCAATCCGGACGAAGTCGTGGCCATCGGGGCCGGCATTCAAGGCGGCGTACTCAAGGGCGACGTCAAAGACGTCCTGTTGCTGGACGTGACCCCGCTCTCGCTGGGCATCGAGACCCTGGGCGGGGTGTTCACCAAGCTCATCGAACGGAACACCACCGTTCCGACCAAGAAGAGCCAGGTGTTCTCGACCGCGGCGGACAATCAAACGGCCGTCACGATCCGGGTGTTTCAGGGCGAACGCGAAATGGCCAACGACAACAAGCTATTGGGCCAGTTCGACTTAGTGGGCATTCCACCCGCTCCACGCGGCATGCCGCAGGTCGAGGTCACGTTCGACATCGACGCCAACGGCATCGTCCACGTCTCGGCAAAGGACCTGGCGACGCAAAAGGAACAATCCATCAAGATTACGGCCTCCAGCGGGCTCAGCAAGGAGGAAGTGGACAAGCTCGTCAAGGACGCCCAGGCCCATACCGAGGACGATAAAAAGCGACGCAAGGCCGCCGAAGCGAAGAATCAGGCGGATAGCCTCCTCTATCAGACGGAGAAAAATCTCTCCGAGCACGGCGACAAGATCGCGCCGGAGGAAAAGTCCAAGATCGAGGAAGCCATCGCCAATTTGAAAAAGGCCATGGAAGGCCAGGACCCGGACGCGATCGAATCCGCCACCCAGGCGTTGACGACCGCCTCGCACAAACTGGCCGAAGAGATGTACAAGAAAGCATCGGCTACCGCGGGTGCCGGGGCCGCCGACGCGACGGGCCAGCAGAACAACGGCGCCAAGACCGACGAAAAGGTCGTAGACGCCGAGTTCGAAGAAGTGGACAAAGACAAAAAGTAA
- the grpE gene encoding nucleotide exchange factor GrpE, translating to MSEKDKKINIIDNLDEEPVVDFSEESGEALESVLQKALAAKSEELKALNDKYLRQAAEFDNYKRLAQRDQREQIKFGNEQLLKELLPTVDNLERAIKAAKTDKSNESLIQGVDLTLKQVLTVLGRFGVQAIDTVGKPFDPSAHQAVASVPSDTVPPEHVVEEFQRGYRLHDRILRAAMVTVSTGRAADDAN from the coding sequence GTGTCTGAAAAAGACAAAAAAATAAATATAATTGATAACTTAGACGAAGAACCCGTTGTGGATTTCTCTGAGGAATCCGGAGAGGCATTGGAGTCGGTGTTGCAAAAAGCACTGGCTGCCAAGTCCGAGGAACTCAAAGCACTCAACGATAAGTACCTGCGGCAGGCAGCCGAATTCGACAACTATAAGCGTCTAGCCCAACGGGACCAGCGGGAGCAGATCAAATTCGGCAATGAACAGCTGCTCAAGGAGCTCCTGCCGACGGTCGACAATCTGGAACGCGCCATCAAGGCGGCAAAGACCGACAAAAGTAACGAATCCCTGATTCAAGGGGTCGACCTGACCCTGAAACAAGTACTGACCGTGCTGGGAAGGTTCGGCGTCCAGGCCATAGACACAGTCGGCAAACCCTTCGATCCTTCGGCGCATCAAGCGGTGGCCTCCGTGCCGTCGGACACAGTGCCGCCCGAGCATGTGGTGGAGGAATTTCAGCGAGGCTATCGTTTGCATGACCGTATTTTGAGAGCCGCCATGGTGACCGTGTCGACGGGCCGGGCGGCGGATGACGCCAACTAA
- a CDS encoding type III pantothenate kinase, whose product MLLVVDIGNTNIVWGVYDGPRLIAHWRLATDSKKTSDEYGILFTSLLRSVGTPPERMTGAIISSVVPALTGTFEELIGVYFRQRALVVGTEMDLGLTLRYANPREIGSDRLVNAAAAYHQYRQDLIVVDFGTATTFCAITAGAEYLGGVIAPGLSISAEALFTRAAKLSKVELTKPKSVIGTDTTASIQAGLLFGYAGLVDALVRRIEQEIGRQTLVIATGGLSAIIAPETVSIHKVEPLLTLQGLRLLYDRARGGPLPSIEI is encoded by the coding sequence ATGCTCCTGGTCGTGGACATCGGCAATACCAACATCGTCTGGGGCGTGTACGACGGCCCGCGGCTCATCGCCCATTGGCGTCTGGCGACCGACTCGAAGAAAACCTCCGACGAGTACGGCATTCTGTTCACGAGCCTGCTCAGGTCAGTCGGCACTCCCCCGGAACGCATGACCGGAGCGATCATCTCGAGCGTCGTTCCAGCCCTCACCGGAACCTTTGAGGAACTGATCGGCGTATATTTCCGCCAACGGGCGCTGGTCGTCGGCACGGAGATGGACCTGGGCCTGACGCTTCGCTATGCCAATCCCAGGGAAATCGGAAGCGATCGTCTTGTGAATGCCGCCGCGGCCTATCATCAATACAGACAGGATCTCATCGTCGTCGACTTCGGAACCGCCACGACCTTTTGCGCAATCACGGCGGGAGCAGAGTATCTTGGAGGGGTCATCGCTCCTGGCCTGAGCATTTCGGCGGAGGCGCTCTTTACCAGGGCGGCAAAACTGTCCAAAGTCGAACTGACGAAGCCCAAGAGCGTCATTGGGACGGATACGACGGCCAGCATCCAAGCCGGGCTGCTGTTCGGCTATGCAGGTTTGGTCGATGCACTTGTGCGGCGCATTGAACAGGAAATCGGACGTCAGACTCTGGTCATCGCCACCGGAGGGTTGAGTGCCATCATCGCGCCCGAAACCGTTTCCATTCACAAGGTAGAACCGCTCCTGACCCTGCAGGGACTGCGCTTGCTGTACGATCGTGCACGCGGAGGTCCCCTCCCCTCCATCGAGATTTGA
- a CDS encoding biotin--[acetyl-CoA-carboxylase] ligase, whose amino-acid sequence MTSPSPPLTRDDIRSVLATRALGARIELHRQVDSTNREAFALAQAGAEHGTVVVAEEQTLGRGRLGRTWYSPPGINLYCSVIVTASMPTTQFSQWLSWLPLATALGVAEAVEGAASLKTDLKWPNDLLVRERKLGGILCESGSTASSTPFQVIGIGLNVNGTDEDFPQDLRAASTTIRQETGRLIDRNHLLSRLLLEIEHCLNELTIEGNGRIAMAYTRRCITLGRHVRVSLAGGKAFTGIAQAIEPDGSLQVASLPRQRGGRPEVCSIRAADIIHVRPGEITG is encoded by the coding sequence GTGACGTCTCCCTCGCCTCCGTTGACTCGCGACGACATCCGAAGTGTACTCGCCACCCGGGCGTTGGGCGCCAGAATCGAACTCCACCGGCAGGTCGATTCAACCAATCGGGAGGCATTCGCGCTGGCTCAGGCGGGAGCGGAGCACGGCACCGTCGTCGTCGCAGAAGAGCAGACACTCGGACGCGGTCGACTGGGACGTACCTGGTACTCCCCTCCCGGAATCAACCTCTATTGCTCTGTGATCGTCACGGCTTCGATGCCCACGACGCAGTTTTCCCAATGGCTGTCCTGGCTCCCCCTGGCGACCGCTCTCGGCGTCGCGGAGGCGGTCGAAGGAGCAGCCTCGCTCAAAACCGATCTCAAGTGGCCTAACGATCTGTTGGTCCGTGAACGCAAACTCGGCGGGATTCTCTGTGAAAGCGGTTCCACCGCCTCCTCCACTCCGTTTCAGGTCATCGGCATCGGCCTCAACGTCAACGGCACCGACGAAGACTTTCCCCAGGACCTTCGAGCCGCGTCCACCACGATTCGTCAGGAAACCGGTCGCCTCATAGACCGCAACCATCTGCTGAGCCGGCTTCTCCTGGAGATCGAGCATTGCTTGAATGAACTCACCATCGAAGGCAACGGACGGATCGCCATGGCTTATACCCGCCGGTGCATCACATTGGGCCGCCATGTGAGGGTGTCGCTTGCCGGCGGAAAAGCATTCACCGGAATCGCCCAGGCCATCGAACCGGACGGTTCCCTGCAAGTCGCCAGCCTCCCCCGGCAGAGGGGCGGACGCCCCGAGGTTTGTTCCATCCGCGCAGCAGACATCATCCACGTGCGGCCTGGAGAAATCACTGGGTAG
- the nadC gene encoding carboxylating nicotinate-nucleotide diphosphorylase codes for MVALPAADIRRAVRLGIAEDLSQGDVTTSALFSTRIQARARIVAQEDLVVAGMTPAVQTFLAVDPSLKLSVVKRDGTAARSGEVLITITGDGRSILMAERVALNFLQHLSGIATLTHRFCRAVQGYPARIMDTRKTLPGWRAIQKWAVALGGGINHRKSLGDGLLVKDNHLALLGVKREPVLRACLAVKSGSRVARPLIVEVESLRDVKEALRGNAEIILLDNMTVTDVRKAVRLIDGRALVEISGGITLKNVRAMAATGADRISIGALTHSAPAATLTLELKAVSRPKRRS; via the coding sequence ATGGTGGCGCTGCCGGCCGCAGACATCAGACGGGCGGTCCGCTTGGGAATCGCCGAGGACCTTTCCCAGGGAGACGTCACGACGTCCGCCCTCTTCTCGACTCGGATTCAAGCCCGTGCTCGTATCGTCGCTCAGGAAGACCTCGTCGTCGCAGGCATGACCCCTGCTGTGCAAACCTTTTTGGCCGTCGATCCTTCCCTCAAATTGTCCGTGGTCAAGCGCGATGGCACCGCGGCCAGATCGGGCGAGGTCCTGATCACGATCACGGGCGACGGCCGCTCGATTCTCATGGCAGAACGGGTCGCACTGAACTTTCTTCAACACCTTTCCGGAATCGCCACGCTGACCCACCGGTTCTGCCGCGCCGTGCAAGGCTATCCTGCCCGCATCATGGATACGCGCAAGACGCTTCCGGGCTGGCGGGCGATCCAAAAATGGGCGGTGGCACTCGGCGGCGGCATCAATCACCGCAAATCCTTGGGGGACGGCTTACTGGTCAAGGACAATCACCTGGCCCTCCTGGGCGTAAAACGGGAGCCGGTCTTACGTGCGTGTCTCGCGGTGAAATCCGGTTCACGCGTTGCTCGACCGCTGATCGTAGAGGTGGAATCCTTGCGGGACGTCAAAGAGGCGCTCCGAGGCAACGCCGAGATCATTCTGTTGGATAATATGACCGTCACAGACGTGAGAAAGGCCGTCAGGCTGATCGACGGACGGGCGTTGGTGGAGATTTCGGGCGGGATCACCCTGAAAAACGTCCGCGCCATGGCGGCGACAGGAGCCGACCGCATCTCCATCGGGGCACTGACCCACTCGGCTCCAGCCGCGACATTGACTCTGGAACTGAAAGCCGTTTCACGACCGAAAAGGCGATCCTGA
- a CDS encoding valine--tRNA ligase, with product MTTRQLDKTYDPKAVEARWYHTWIDRGYFHASPDHPGVPYSIVIPPPNVTGSLHVGHALNHSLQDILIRWRRMQGRNTLWLPGTDHAGIATQNVVEKQLLAEGSSRDSLGRDRFIERIWQWKATSGNKIISQQKQLGESCDWNRLRFTMDDGLSKAVIEVFVRLHEDGLMYRGERLINWCPRCLTALSDIEVEHEEIKGKLYHIRYPLADDPTAHLTVATTRPETLLGDMAVAVHPEDSRHNRLVGRHVLLPLTTRRIPVVADPILVDLEFGTGAVKITPAHDFNDFEAGERHRLSRLSLYDEQAKMASSALRDAEVEENLRLQLEMKPVQKARTLVVAALTDRGLLEKTEDHKMALGHCYRCKTIVEPYLSPQWFVKIHPLAEPAIKAVETGAIRIIPEGWKNNYLGWMREIKDWCVSRQIWWGHQIPAWYCLTCNADSVLTRHTQESTDEAGKRERIVITKNARPIVARSAPTTCPTCGGTNLLRDPDVLDTWFSSGLWPFSTLGWPEQTPELKTYYPTSTLVTGLDILFFWVARMIMLGLKFMGDVPFRDVYIHALVRDAEGQKMSKSKGNVIDPLHVMDQFGTDALRFTLASMASPGRDVRLAEERIEGYRNFANKIWNAARFAHMHLDKPRMSKPVSERSFPDRWIISRLNHTVRLVNDELDAYRFDRAALALYQFMWHEYCDWYLELIKPALQDTAAEGAETTRQTLAETLEIIMRLLHPFMPFITEEIWQALPHEGDSVMTRPYPAAVAAWAAPDMEENFALLEQTVSLLRTARVLLTYPPAQPIRFAVTHDDPARRRQVEALHPHIAHLGRGVIEQDSGGSAVKRLRMVTEGLTVAITVADDVDVQKALDRLLKQTDEQAKEIGRLEGKLGNADFTAKAPPEVIADHQQRLRTLRGDQTILASSAAQLRAMLEA from the coding sequence ATGACGACCCGCCAACTCGACAAGACCTACGACCCCAAGGCGGTGGAGGCACGGTGGTACCACACATGGATCGACCGAGGCTATTTCCACGCGTCGCCTGATCATCCGGGCGTCCCCTATTCCATCGTCATTCCTCCGCCCAACGTCACGGGATCGCTGCACGTCGGGCACGCGCTGAATCATTCGTTGCAGGACATTCTGATCCGCTGGCGGCGCATGCAGGGACGCAACACCCTCTGGCTTCCCGGGACCGATCACGCCGGCATCGCCACCCAAAACGTCGTGGAAAAGCAGCTCTTGGCCGAAGGATCGTCCAGGGACAGCCTCGGGCGCGACCGCTTCATCGAACGGATCTGGCAATGGAAGGCGACGTCGGGAAACAAGATCATCAGCCAGCAGAAACAGCTCGGCGAATCCTGCGATTGGAACCGGCTCCGCTTCACGATGGATGACGGCCTCTCGAAAGCCGTGATCGAGGTGTTCGTCCGGCTGCACGAGGACGGCCTGATGTACCGAGGGGAGCGGCTCATCAACTGGTGCCCCCGCTGTCTGACCGCCCTGTCCGACATCGAAGTCGAGCACGAGGAAATCAAGGGCAAGCTCTATCACATCCGTTATCCGCTGGCCGACGATCCGACTGCGCATCTGACGGTCGCCACGACGAGACCCGAAACTCTGCTGGGCGACATGGCCGTGGCGGTCCATCCCGAGGATTCTCGCCATAACCGCTTGGTGGGGCGCCATGTCTTACTTCCGCTTACCACGCGCCGGATTCCCGTCGTCGCCGATCCGATCCTGGTCGATCTCGAATTTGGAACCGGCGCGGTCAAAATCACCCCGGCGCATGACTTCAACGACTTCGAGGCCGGCGAGCGGCATCGGCTCTCCCGGCTCTCGCTGTACGACGAGCAGGCCAAGATGGCATCGTCCGCGTTGCGGGACGCTGAAGTGGAGGAGAACCTCCGGCTGCAGCTGGAGATGAAGCCGGTGCAGAAGGCGAGGACACTGGTCGTCGCCGCATTGACCGACCGCGGACTCCTCGAGAAAACCGAGGACCACAAAATGGCCCTTGGCCATTGCTATCGCTGCAAGACGATCGTCGAACCCTATTTGTCTCCCCAATGGTTCGTGAAGATCCACCCGCTCGCGGAACCGGCTATCAAGGCCGTCGAAACGGGAGCCATCCGGATTATTCCCGAGGGCTGGAAGAACAACTATCTCGGCTGGATGAGAGAGATCAAAGACTGGTGCGTGTCACGGCAAATCTGGTGGGGTCATCAGATCCCGGCCTGGTATTGCCTCACGTGCAACGCGGACTCGGTTCTCACGCGCCATACCCAGGAATCCACCGACGAGGCCGGCAAGCGCGAGCGGATCGTCATCACCAAGAATGCCCGCCCGATCGTCGCCCGTTCCGCCCCCACCACCTGCCCGACCTGCGGCGGCACAAACCTGTTGCGCGACCCCGATGTGCTGGACACATGGTTTTCCTCCGGCCTCTGGCCGTTCTCGACGTTGGGATGGCCCGAACAGACACCCGAACTCAAGACCTACTACCCCACGTCGACGTTGGTCACCGGTCTCGACATCCTCTTTTTCTGGGTCGCCCGCATGATCATGCTGGGGTTGAAGTTCATGGGCGACGTGCCCTTCCGCGATGTGTACATCCATGCCCTCGTGCGGGATGCCGAGGGACAGAAGATGAGCAAGTCGAAGGGCAACGTGATCGATCCGCTTCATGTGATGGATCAATTCGGCACCGATGCATTGCGTTTTACGCTCGCGTCGATGGCGTCGCCCGGCCGTGACGTGCGATTGGCCGAAGAACGGATCGAAGGATACCGGAATTTCGCGAACAAGATCTGGAACGCGGCGCGCTTCGCCCATATGCATCTCGACAAACCCCGCATGTCCAAGCCCGTTTCCGAGCGATCCTTTCCCGACCGTTGGATCATCAGCCGCCTGAACCACACCGTGCGGCTCGTCAACGATGAGCTGGATGCCTACCGTTTCGACCGCGCGGCGTTAGCTCTCTACCAGTTCATGTGGCACGAGTACTGCGACTGGTACCTGGAGTTGATCAAACCCGCTCTTCAAGACACGGCGGCGGAGGGCGCGGAGACGACCAGACAGACGCTCGCCGAGACGCTCGAAATCATCATGCGCCTCCTCCATCCGTTCATGCCGTTTATTACGGAAGAGATCTGGCAGGCGTTGCCGCACGAAGGCGACAGCGTCATGACGCGGCCGTATCCGGCCGCCGTCGCCGCCTGGGCGGCACCCGATATGGAGGAGAATTTTGCGTTGCTGGAGCAGACCGTCAGCCTGCTTCGCACCGCGCGAGTCCTGCTAACCTATCCGCCGGCACAACCGATCCGATTCGCCGTGACGCACGACGACCCGGCACGCCGGCGGCAGGTCGAAGCCCTGCATCCTCATATCGCACATCTGGGCCGGGGGGTGATCGAACAGGACTCCGGTGGGTCTGCCGTCAAACGACTGCGGATGGTTACGGAAGGCCTCACCGTCGCGATCACGGTGGCCGACGATGTCGACGTGCAGAAAGCACTGGATCGGCTCCTCAAGCAGACGGATGAACAAGCCAAGGAGATCGGCCGGTTGGAAGGGAAGCTGGGCAATGCCGACTTCACCGCCAAGGCGCCGCCGGAGGTCATCGCGGACCACCAACAGCGACTTCGTACCCTTCGCGGCGACCAGACCATCCTCGCCAGCAGCGCCGCGCAGCTACGGGCCATGCTGGAAGCCTGA
- a CDS encoding response regulator, producing the protein MPSTIYIIDSSPAVRRMVEQISTPEGYEVIGFQDGPTALEAARKQGPTLIIADYHLDNMTFSGFCKEVHKLDTLSETLIISLVGAADRLDESHLRALGVKAFLKKPFQTEHLLDLIKDLDRSTPAQANGAKKKRRAWPPVSSATDSDDDEADTLGDYDQTGEIEAQVIPPPSQKEPVMASTVPTKPPAAEPEDAIKGLFGQLMQSMTEKAEKKITEVLPDMIAKDLAVQVSKAVEVETRQHVGATLTQERLAEFLEPVLKKELPNILVREFPAIEPILRSGIVEFATPLIKDQIDLLAKEQAEAIKAAVPAAVREHLKSIDDEIAREIRKAATEKAEALAEDLVRTAANNQVQQTVLELVPGIAEEQVKNELKRLTEAA; encoded by the coding sequence GTGCCATCAACCATCTACATTATCGACAGCAGCCCGGCCGTGCGTCGAATGGTCGAACAGATCTCCACGCCTGAAGGCTACGAAGTCATCGGCTTCCAGGATGGCCCGACGGCGCTGGAAGCCGCCCGGAAGCAAGGGCCCACCCTGATCATCGCTGACTACCATCTCGACAACATGACATTTTCAGGCTTCTGCAAAGAAGTGCACAAGCTGGACACCCTCTCCGAAACCCTCATCATTTCCCTGGTCGGCGCGGCCGATCGCCTTGACGAATCTCATTTGCGAGCCTTGGGAGTCAAGGCCTTCCTCAAGAAACCGTTCCAAACCGAGCACTTGCTCGACCTCATCAAGGATCTTGATCGGAGCACGCCCGCACAAGCAAACGGAGCGAAGAAGAAACGTCGCGCATGGCCGCCTGTATCCAGCGCCACCGACTCAGACGACGACGAAGCAGACACCCTGGGAGACTATGACCAGACCGGGGAAATCGAAGCCCAAGTGATACCCCCGCCCTCGCAGAAGGAGCCCGTCATGGCATCGACTGTCCCGACCAAACCGCCTGCGGCGGAACCGGAAGACGCGATCAAGGGATTGTTCGGACAACTCATGCAATCCATGACCGAAAAGGCCGAGAAAAAAATCACGGAAGTCCTGCCGGATATGATCGCCAAAGATCTGGCCGTGCAGGTCTCCAAGGCGGTCGAGGTGGAAACGCGACAACATGTGGGAGCCACCCTCACCCAGGAACGGTTGGCGGAATTCCTAGAACCCGTACTCAAAAAGGAGCTGCCCAACATCCTCGTCAGAGAGTTTCCCGCTATTGAACCGATCCTGCGCAGCGGCATCGTCGAATTCGCAACCCCGTTGATCAAGGATCAGATCGACCTGCTGGCGAAGGAGCAGGCGGAGGCGATCAAGGCCGCCGTGCCGGCGGCCGTGCGGGAGCATCTGAAATCAATCGACGACGAGATCGCCCGAGAGATACGGAAAGCCGCGACCGAAAAAGCAGAAGCATTGGCCGAGGACTTGGTGCGGACGGCGGCCAATAACCAAGTTCAGCAGACGGTGCTGGAACTGGTCCCTGGGATCGCCGAGGAGCAGGTCAAGAACGAACTCAAACGACTGACCGAAGCCGCATGA
- a CDS encoding HAD-IA family hydrolase, with translation MSTQVRVVFFDAADTLFHVNGAVEEIYLRHAVEFGFRETGESLAAIKQAFGRAFREAPPPVFAAADPAQIKQSERLWWFDIVHSVFYRVGIFERFDDFFDRVFEVFEDPACWKLFPETRTTLDRLRSQGVELGIISNFDSRLFAVLRGLDIAQAFDTVTISSLARAAKPSARIFQLAIDKHAVDPDEALHVGDSLRDDAEGAAKAGLKSLLLDRRDRHRGVHVPTIRTLDEVLAYLADL, from the coding sequence ATGAGTACGCAGGTTCGCGTGGTGTTCTTTGATGCCGCCGATACCCTGTTCCACGTGAACGGAGCAGTGGAAGAGATCTATCTCCGTCATGCCGTGGAGTTTGGATTCCGGGAGACGGGGGAGTCCCTGGCGGCGATCAAACAGGCGTTCGGCCGGGCGTTTCGGGAAGCGCCGCCGCCGGTCTTCGCGGCTGCCGATCCGGCGCAGATCAAGCAAAGCGAACGATTGTGGTGGTTCGATATCGTCCATAGCGTCTTCTACCGCGTAGGAATCTTTGAGCGGTTCGACGACTTTTTCGACCGGGTGTTCGAGGTCTTCGAGGACCCGGCCTGCTGGAAACTGTTTCCGGAGACGCGGACGACGCTGGATCGATTACGGAGCCAAGGCGTCGAACTCGGCATCATTTCCAATTTCGACTCGCGACTGTTCGCCGTTTTGCGTGGACTAGACATCGCGCAGGCGTTCGACACGGTGACGATTTCCAGCCTCGCTCGCGCCGCAAAACCGTCCGCCAGGATTTTTCAGCTCGCCATCGACAAGCATGCGGTGGATCCGGACGAGGCGCTCCACGTGGGCGACAGTCTGAGGGATGATGCGGAGGGTGCGGCAAAAGCGGGCTTGAAGTCTCTCCTTCTCGACCGGCGCGATCGACACCGGGGAGTACACGTGCCGACGATCCGAACGCTCGATGAAGTCCTTGCCTATCTGGCCGACTTATAG